GTTTGCGTAAAAACGGCAAACCGATGATGAAAATTGAGTCTAGTCgaacttttgagaaaaaaattctttgaaatttaaaaatttttcatgtttatttagatgttttattttcgaaacaaaatataaatAAGTATAGTTTACCCACGTCACCCCAATCGAAAATTGTGAGCTGATAATGCAAATTAGTCGTTTTGGTAATGGGTAATGAATAAAAATCACAAATCCGATAATTAATATTTACTTTATAAAAGTTAAATCTATTAGAAATATATTTTGTTGAAAATGTGATACATacatttttaacaaaatataaaagtaaaaaataagTAAGCTTTCAAATGAAGCCGGTAATGTGCATGGCACAAAGCTCCGAtttgaaaactgtttttttaattCACAAGCCTTAAATCAAAAATTGCTTTAATTTTTTAACGACAATGTGCTAGATAAACGAGCAAGCAATGAACTATAGCTTCGATTAGTGAACCCTCAACATACGAACCTACAGTACAGTAGAACATTCATAAACGTCGTATTTTCTATTATGAAATTTGCCATGGCTCAAACAtttcctttaaaaaaatttaattaactAGAAATTCGAAAAGGTTTCGGAACAGAAAGTACTAGAATAATGCGAATTcatactatttatttatttttcaaaacatttctaCAATAGACCTATCACTATTATTGTTTAACTAAAAACATCACTATAATACACTGAACGTCGCCAACTTTCAAAGTCAACAGAAAATGTTGCGCCTTTTTTTTCCACAGGCCATCGTTCTCAAGGACCGATCTGATGATTCCTGACACAGAATCTGCagggaaacgaaaaaaaaacaacaaataaaaCCATCATTAGTCACTTCAGTTCACGGTTAACCTTTCACTGATAGACTTACCGTCATTTCCCGAACGTGGCCACCTTCGGTAAAAACGCGGAATTGTGGTACGGAGTCACCACAGTCAGTTACTATACTGACCACGGGCACGGGTTTTGTGCGCGTCCGGAACAAATAAGTTTCACGTTATTTTTCCGGAGCTCGAGTgaacaatatgtaaacaattgTTTGTAGCTGCTTTTTCTTTCTAAATTATTGTCCGAAAGCACCTCGATTGTGGCACTTCAGTATACTTTTCGGAGTAAGTAATAGAGCTTATTGCACAGCAAACAGCGGGATCTTGTTGGGTTATCTGTTGATTCGAGaggtagaaaaaaaatgaaaatgttagTTTTTTTGCTACAATTTCCATGAAACCgttttagcttactttcttgaGTATGTCGGAAAAGCATTTCGTGGAAAGCTTGCACCAAGTGATAACGATTGTGATGAATGCTGACTTGGGTCATCGTCGGACTCATCGGAGGAGTTGGCGGGATTGACCCGGGACTGGTTGGAGTAGTAGGCGTTTGCGGTAGCTGCAAGTTGGCCGTATGTTGCTGTAGCAACAGTTGCTGCATTTGCTGTTGGTGTTGTTTTTCGATTTCGTCATCGATTGCCGGTATGTAGAATGCGATggccatattttttcttttttttatataacacttcacctcaatacgaaactttGATTCGAAATTGTCACAAAAAACGAGAGTTTATTTCACTGCCAATGGATCACACAAGAACGTCACCAAACGAGAGAACTACTGGAAAATGCGTCTGACTGCTTCGAGTGTTGATACGAGACTAAACTTTTGCCTGAACTGAACTGCACGCAGTGGTTCTGCCAGCCTAGAAGGGATCACACCATCAGGAATAAAAAGCGAGGGAAAACGCCTAGTTGCATTGaatagggttccgtgtcattgtGTGCGTAGTTGTTCCCTCGTTACCGTAAGCCATCGGCCAACAGTGTGCTGCAGTCGAAACCGGTGTATGTGTGGTAAATTTACGTGGTGCTCTACTCGAGGGGACAGGCCAGAACTTGTACAGACACAGAGCACTTTGCTTCATCGACGATGCACAACAGTTTGTTTACATCGGAACcaagcttgttttttttttctctctgtttCATATACATATTATGATGCGTTTCTTCTTATTAGCTTTGCTTTTCGTCCTGTATGTACTCTTCTTTGGGGTTGGAAACCAAACACCAGATTGAGGTGTTTTGCATGGTCCGTGTTGACGGTAGGTGATGCTATCTTTTCGGGATATAAACGAAGCTGTGTGCACCTGAGCTTTTGCTTGCTTCTGTTGCTGTTGTCTTGGTCTGGAGGGATTTGATTAAAACGTGTTTTTCTTTGTTCAATTTGCGTGACAGCGATGTGTTCTGGTTGAATTTCGATAACTCTGAATCTGATCTGCTTCTGCTGATCTTTTGAAAAACCTGATGGTTCCTTGTTACATTTCCATTTAATCagatataatttttattttatttaaagcaCTCGTACTTCTCTTGTGACAAACGAAAACATTGACATAAATTTTTTCCGTCATGATAACCTGATATAGTTCTGCTACGAGAAGTTTTGTCATATTCGgacacaatttttgttttggtacCAATCTAAGGCATTCATTCTTGTTAATATCCGGTGTCAGGCCTTATGCATTTCTCCACATTCGCAGAATACCTGCCAGACAGTGAGCTTCTTTCCGCATTCGgacactacaaaaaaaaaatatgttcacaGGTGACACAAATCCACATTTAACTCATATGACGTGTTTCGTAGAACGattcaattttacaatttttttaagcAGTGGTGGCGAAGGGGGCACTCGCCCTGGGTGCAACGTTTTTAGGGAGGCGGAAAACCAATCCATGGGACCATTCTTTCTTTGCTCGTCCAAGTAAGTCATCAGAGATGGATTTTTTCTCACTAAACAAACGATGGGGCGCAAATCTTATTTGCCTCGGCACGCCACCACTCATAAATTTTTGTGAACCTAAACTAtacattaaatatttattaGATCAACTGTAAAATTGATGCTCAAAAATATGTCGGttccagaagacgtaaatttacacgattattTTGAGGTGTGTGGTTTAGCGACGTAAAACGTATTTCTTGAAGATTCGTCGAAAAGTGGCAAAGAAAATTtgcttttgcatttattaaaattagttattttcctaagattgtaagtagaaccttaCCCGTTAACAAGTCTCGTACTATAATCAATTTACAAGAAAGAATATTAATAAAGTACAGTACAGTTGAAGAAAATGCAACACTTTCTTTTGTGTATAACTGTTTATTGCACTAAGCTGTCACAGCTTACAAGTCAAGTCCTCTAGCATCTCAATTGTGAAGTTCTTTTTTTGGGTAGATTTTCTTTTAGAACAGGGAAAAGCTCACTGGAGATGGAACTCGTTTGTCCTCATCTTTCGTACCAACAGATGGCTATGGCTTAACATAAACACTGATTCCAACGAGTGAATCAGAAACAATCGCTTAATTGCATTTCGAGATAGATGGAAATCGATGGCATTGGAGCAGTTACGAAATGTTCGGCACTACTAGAAAGGAGTTAATTCTAGTCGTTATTTGTTTTTGCAGTAGGTAATCGCAAAATGGGGTGTGATCGTAGATTACGACGATGAATGTCAGTATTAATCATCTGCAGATGCCCGGGACAATCAATAGGTGATGGTAAcaaatcaacaatgaaaacagctTTGGAGGCATTACTATGAACAGATCTATAAGTTTATGGCGATTTTTTGTAACTAGGAACGTGGATCCCTTCATGGTAGGTTGAACAAAGCGAATCTTATAAATTTGTGCTAAACGGTTAAAATGTCCGTACAGTCGATAAAACTCATCAAGCGTACGCGGCGTTCATGTACGGAGCGCTGTATCATCAAGTTGCCAGTTGAAGTATTTTCGGGCCCCGATCTGAAAGGTTTCTAAGTGTCAGTACTATCACCACATACATTCTGAACATACAAACTCTCAGCCTGTTCATTTTAaccatttttcgaaaaaaaaaacacattttgtttCCTATCGTTCATCCGGACGTTTGAGAATTTGATTCCATAAAATTTGAAcagatggagaggtcaatccgactcacgactggtttttaaaaagggcgtatgtattttagaattttacaaaaattgcctttttcaaatcgttgtaactcggaaaccgttaattgtaccaaAATGAcgcccaggaagaagttgtagggaatcaatagggcactctaaaaaaatatacactggaaaaaaatttttgatttttttattcaataattacaaaataatccgaaaaagtttattaaaaaaaatcagggttttaattttttttaatgatttttatgttaaagctgttattaaatcctacaaattgatggcaaccccatccgtgccttttgaaaaataaagaagttacagttaaaacaatttacagatatattcgaaatttcaagttctctttgaaagataatcatttaaatagtagaactaacgtaactacgtcaaaacgaataaacacatgtagaatcaaagagatgtgccagttgactacctactgtttacaaccaacgtacgtaccggcgaattgcttaTCTAAATTCTACCCGTTTCATatataaatagctatgcatcgtagaacagataccagtttataacaaatctctttcgaaacagttacaatactacaatatgattttcccaaagtggttttcctggttttgtgtgttccggaaaagttaatacacacggaacgaccgaaattagctctgtgcctaattcgtattactgtttttgaattagttgattttaacaacaaaatttccaaaataactataaaattagttaaaattgagaatttactttgctgaaaaactcttatttttagagaatgtgtttagttggcgaatatcccggaaacaaaccagcaatatttcaatactACACCAAATTCTCATTGaacactaattttgttattaaaatcagaaaatttgtttctatttatctatcaccatcacaactgaaggacagcacaaagaaaatgaaattggttttactaacaagtttattagccaaaaactcatgagaagtgtcaaagcaaaacaatccattaaaaagctaaaagggacagtcttgttgaagctgcttgcaaattgtgtaGATGTTTTTCGGATGTGTTaggatatatccatatataaatttctgattcgatttgtaaaaattacgtaaactcttggtggaaagtgtatttattaagaatttgtgcgcatttgaagcaattgtgggtaataatgtttttacgcgaaacagtgaagtgagtttcgaatgttgcactctaattgtatatgtcaaatgatgttttttgtatcttccaaccttccgggttacgctgtccggtgtattacttgtatacggtttttgttttccgagtgctcaaagttttcagtgagagaatcgatttcgcgaagtcgaatgaagaaagcagagatttagaagaaaaattttcaaaaagaagtttatgtttcgcttatgtctttttctccaatacaacatccaatttatacctgccaatgtataaaagactaccgcgactgacatttttttcggtagtagtgtgccgtCTAGAGGCTAGTAGTaattacggtgttaacattttctcggtgacagagcgccatatagctgcaaattgcagaagccaattcaaccatttatgttggttgaaaacaatgttttaattctctaattcaaccaaaaaattagttgaatagaaatgaagtgtgctttagctaagaaatgacagcacgttgaattggtgaattcaactaaaacacgtgattaatccacctagcagtgagataatacctttttttatcaatacgcatgtgtttttgcatggatattcttcggtgttttagttctcatgacattattttaattatcgtcgtttcaaacggcaaattgagattttaatcactcattaccctgtaatttcgaatctgcaaatcgtatcgaatttcaatcttaacgtgtgacaatcgattgaacattccatgagatgtcgaagttagttccactttagagtttttcgtcattatttatggtacttccagagccggtattcaggaattagcatagcccaaaatgattcgaatggccataaattattacgccaaacaatttacacgaaatttataaactcatcatctgtaattccagaatcggataaaattcaccgattttgtatgggaccttaagtcctgtaatatttgtttttgaagttcgatttggtcttttttgagaaaatgattgagctttgagaatcgattcgatactggaaccggaattctagaatcggtgtagccgaaatcagttaaattcacctgaggagtgtgtagacatctttgagaaattgcagtgcgaattaaaatttgggggtacattccgaatccaaaaatgaataccgcttaaactgaaataaatttatttggtaatcgactatccaaatttgcaaacccgataaacctgattaatttatgtgaaaaggacatttttatactaatcaccctgtatctcctaaaccagaaatcggatctgactaatttttataggattttaagacctctcatttgaatcatagatgattcttagatttcatttgaatcttagatcggttcagtcatctacgagaaaaatgaattgcattattttaatttcgtttcacatgtcatcctgtggttccgaaatcagaagtcggatccaaatttggaagtatactagttttcatatgaatctgagtttgtagaaaacagttTAGCCAtcaccgaaaaaattgagtgaaattatttgtcacacacgcatttgctgatctcgacgaactgagtcgtatggtatatggaagttattttcttccagcatttattgctgtaagtagtttaaatcaatttaattatggaattactttcaactcgaaaatgctgatatcatctggtttataaatgccatattcgaacgattatgttgccaaaaacgaaccgtgctgaaatcggtccaaggcaaattgtcatgaaaaaggatgctgtacacagtcttttaggcacttagaaacaattgtatgtcacattATGAAAATCGTGTtatccgttgctcccaagcatttctttatcatacagtgctcaaaacttctactgctggaataaggggaaaagtcgtttacacaaaaatattgatatctccgttaaaaatggacggattttaacaaactatggcttgttggatagctattaccgtgccgtATCTAAGTCCAAAAACATATTATGTTttaaaggtcaattgtgacagatactgtcaaaaaactgaaaattttgacataaaactccataaaactcaaaaagtaaacatcctatctcaaaaccattcaatagcgttttgggtgacggggagacctttcatttgcgactagtttgatcaaaatcggtccagccatctctgagatctcgacctcttagttgacaacacacatacagacacacacacatacacacacacttcgttgctcagttcgtcgagctgaatcgattggtatatgacattcggcccttcgggcctcggaaaatttttcgaaagtttgagcgaattttatacctatattttatatatataaaaaaaggtaaaacagccatttcaacaaatattttattaatattaagggaatcagaaataaaaaatctaaattagcaaaagtaagatttttttagttgtctcaaaaaatgacTAACtagaatcagaaaatcaactaattttttcgccaaaatgctgatttcggtctttccgtgcagatACCATATTTGGAAAATTAGAAGGTCAAACgtgcaaggttaaattgaataccacgttaagtatttgtgatcgctgtcgtaggtgggcttataaggaaagtcatacgtcggaaacagaagggcagtcaacaacggaaccacaaccatccacatcgcaatacgatttagaggaagtaccttcagcagcttcactcaactcagcatcttctgaagcaGCACACAGCATTGAACTAttcaacaagggcatcgcagtaatcaacgtgtctccgatatcaacgaaggaaacccggaatgttaattatcctcgagaaaatatttggatatttcaaagaggtataaaaaaaatatattcgggttcccggcggatgaagaagatccagaattGCTCAAAACGAAAGCACAGAGTTGGATGAAGTGTTTACTAAAATGATAAAGCAGTTTGCTAAGCCTGATTGTactaggaatgaaaaagtgcgtttgttgtcagtcttgccaaactcgtggtcaaaggagaaaatagccactgagttcaaggcgaacaaatacattgtgtcggaggcaaaagaatcaacggacgaaaaaaaagcaggaacgaaacgacagaaaacgaggtgcttcaatatttcaacagcgatgacgtcagcagagtaatgtcgggatcaagagattgcgtcatagtcaaaatgaatggtaagtgtgaacgcaaacaaaaacgattgctttattcatcattgaaggaaatttatttgggttataaggaggaatttccagatcgaaatattggattCAGTACATTGGCAGCATTAAGACCACACATAACACATGTGTTTGcacaatccatgagaatgtttcattaatgattcatgcggttgaaaaatatttcaagtatgatgataagaattattatttaaagaAGCTATTATGTGACTCATCAAAAAGATCCTGCTCCTTGCtccgtgaatgcaaaagttgtccagcgacacaagatctggagagaagcgttttagacaatttcgaggaacgtgatttgactgagaaaggatttgaacaatgggtttctactgacagaagtgatctagagaaatttgtcaaaccagtagaagaatttgcggcatatttttgcgaaaaattaaaAAGACTTGTGACTCATGATTTTACTAAAAATCAGCAATCTGATTTTCTAAAAAggcaaaatataatttaaaggCAAGAGAAAttgtcacaagactgtattcgaatgacgatgcacgtagtactcatacaattttcaaaaacttaaaaccttaaatatagtttagaattattcatgtacatgtaataattgtagatatagcaagcaaataaacaattcatggcaatataaaaaatggtgttataattaaatatccaagtatctcaagaacagctgctTTAAGACCAAATtttttgcctttaacctgtagaatagtattttactgtttaaatgattatttttcaacgaaaactTGAAacctcgaatatatctgtaaattgttttagctgtaacttcttcattctacaaaaggcacggatgggatagccatcaatctgtaggttttaataacagctttaaaataaaaatcataaaaaaaaattaaaatcctgattttttttattcaactttttcggattattttgtaattactgagaaatttttgtgaaatatacatacgccctttttaaaaaacaATCGTGAGTcgcttcaaaacttatggtttgtcatactgaagccatgtgcaaagtttcatccaaaatcggagaaggtcgattctgaatttgtcactttttcgtccacTCATTCCAGGAATTGCTCACAAGTATTCAATGtaggaaagaaaaaaatgtaacaaaTCAAATAATTGATAAGTGTGCTATTTTCGATAGATGCCTTGGAATgtgaaaatattccactatggctttgaattttttcaatcaatccgaaacaATAAATTCCTGATTCGTAGATGCCCAATCCTAACATTCAAAAGATCTGTTTAATAAGCTATGCTAACTAACTAGAGGTATTGCCTTAATTTGCATTTCGAATGCTACAATTGCTTCATTCTTCCGCTCAATCCAAACGTACTGAATTGGAAAATGTGGCGAGGTGGAACATAAACCAGCCAGAAATCGTACATTGAAATCAATCCAACGGAGAAttcaattctaaccatttttgatTAGTTGATCTATTACCACTCGGGGCCCTCGAATCCCATCTCCGTTCGTTCGGTTACATGGTTCGTAGCCATGGGTCCATGCTAAATGTGGCGTGTAACTAAATTGCGGTAAAATTTGGCTTCAAATCCCAGCTGGCGCACGTGCGCACGATGCGTCCCCGATTTCCATATTCGAAAATGGTGCCGAAACGAGATGCCTCTGCTCGACTGGAGGAACGAATTCGAAAGCAATCATCAGCCCAGAGTCCAGAGCGTCAGAGTCGGACAGGAGACTTACGGGAATGGAGGGCACACGCCAAGAAGCCGCTAATCCGCGACTACTTTTAATTTTGCTGCATCACTAGAGTTGGGGTACGCCGTCGAGGGCAGCCTTTGAAGGTGCATGATAGTGTATTAAAATGGGTTCTCGCCTTTTTGCTCGTTTTAATTGCTGTTCGAGTCCGAGTCCAGCTAGCAGCAAACATCCATCAAGCCCGGATGAGCAGAGAAATGAAGGGGTAAACGAAGAGCTCGCgcccgcgtgtgtgtgtgtgtgtgtgctgaaTGTAAAATAATGACTGTTATGGAAAGTAGTTGGTCTTACGACTTACGAGCGCTATCACCGAAGCTGTAATGTTAAGTTACCGCAACCGGCAAACAGAAATAGAATCATAAATCGAAAACGCATGTCCAGTTTGCTTGAGTTCAACAAGCAACCTACCAAGAAGCAAAAAGTGGGTCTTGTCCGCTTGTGACCCTTGCCATTACCTCCCCCCTCCCCCTTTTCGCCGTCTCCTACAAACTTTGAGATTGAAGCTGGACCCCAAGTTGCAAGCAATTGTAAACAAATTAACGtttataaataaatttgtacTGTTGAGCCCGGCAATGATGTGCGGCTCTCGGCACGAGGGATCAGGGAGCGAGCACCGTCAGAACTGGTTCTAGAACTAAGTCAAGTAAGTGCCGTTTGCTGCAAATTGATGGGGACCAGCCGATTGGATCATCATCGCAACTGGCTGCCGGGCTGCAAGTGGATGCGTTAATAAATAAAGGACGATAATTGCTACTGTTGGTGCACCATAAAACTGTGTCGCTCTTCGCTAGTCGCTTGTTGGCAGATTACCGAagtacgacgacgacgacgatccgCTTGATACTAGGCATTTGATGTTTTGCCACGGGCGGAGGTACGTACCATGCGGGGTTGGTTGGATACTTTGTTGTCCGCTCGGTTTTAAGTTGCAAGTTTATTAGATTCAAAGAACCGCTGCAAAAACAATCACAACTTCTAGTACTTTATGTATACTTTTAGTGGATATAGATTCTATTTGTTTGTAGAGCCTGAAAGGGAACCTCCTTCCAGGGTCAGCCTCAttgattgtcaattcgtctgtaGCCTGTTTTATCAGAGCAACATTTGTTGGAACATTTCCCCACACATAAACAGCGCAATGAGACTTTTATTAATCTGAATATCCTCGCGCAACCAACACCAACGATCGGCCCAGTTCCATCGCCATCATCTGCGTCATCACCAAGTTCCCTGGCCTCaatcaatcgattgaataatacgaCGCAGTTTGAAATCGCGCCCTCATCGTCCGGCAAACCGGTTTAACACTTGAAAGAGTGTCTTTATGACTCTTTTCATTTCTCTGCACACCAAGCACCTCCAAGCAGCCCTTACCTATCCTATCCTATCCGATCCGATCCGTTCCGTTCCGTTCCAATCCGCACACCACCAAGAGAGCCCCGTTGAGTTCTCCCCCGATGAGCCGCGAACTGACGGATATTGTTGTTATCATGCAGTCGAGATCCAGCAGTGCAAGCGCAACATTAGTATGTCCCCTCCCGCTGCCCTCGATCAcctccttcttcttcttccttccaACGATTGCAAGCAGCCCAGGTGCCCGCACGATCGAAGCTGACCTCAGAATCCGCACAACAGCCGAGGTAGCACAACACAACATC
This genomic window from Malaya genurostris strain Urasoe2022 chromosome 1, Malgen_1.1, whole genome shotgun sequence contains:
- the LOC131425297 gene encoding uncharacterized protein LOC131425297 — protein: MAIAFYIPAIDDEIEKQHQQQMQQLLLQQHTANLQLPQTPTTPTSPGSIPPTPPMSPTMTQVSIHHNRYHLVQAFHEMLFRHTQENNPTRSRCLLCNKLYYLLRKVY